Below is a window of Aeromonas veronii DNA.
TGCAGCAGCTGAAAGTATTCGCCAGCATTGCCCGCTACGGCAACCTTGGCCTTGCCGCCAACGAGCTCTGCCTGAGCAAGGGGGCCGTTTCCCAGTCGCTGCAGGAGCTGGAGCGCCAACTCTCCACCCCGCTATTTGACCGCATTCACCCCAGATTGCAGCTCAACAACGAAGGGCGCCTGCTGCAACCGGCCGCCGAAGAGCTGCTGACCCGGATGCAGGATATCGAGAACCTGTTCAGCCCAGATGCCGAACCGAGCGGCCAGCTGCGCCTTGGTGCCAGCCAGACCATTGGCAACTACCTGCTCCCCACCCTGCTTGCCAGCAGCAAACAGGAGCTGGGGATCCCCCCCAAGGTGACCATCAACAACACTCACCTGCTCTGCCATGCGCTGGCCAACTTTGAGCTGGATATGGCGCTGATCGAAGGGGAGAACCACCACCCCGACCTGCTCGCCGAACCCTGGCTGCAGGACGAGATGCTGGTGGTAGCCCCACCCGGTCACCCGCTTGCCAGCCAGAAGGATCTCTCCCTCTCTCGACTGGGGGGCGAGACCTGGGTATTGCGTGAAGCGCAATCGGGCAGCCGCGAGCAGTTTATCCAGCAGATCCAGCCCGAGCTGCCACGCTGGCAACCTGGGCTTGAACTCAACACCCTGGAGGCGGTGATGCTGGCGGTGGAGAAAGGGTTAGGGATCTCCTTTATCTCCCGGCTGGCGGTCTCCGATCGGCTCAAGGATGGCCGACTGGTCGCCCTTCCCCTCTCCCGCCGGTTCCCGCGCCAGCTCTCCCTTATCTGGCACAAGCAGAAGTACCACTCAGCTTCCCTGCGCCACTTTATCCGCTTCTGCCGGGCGCAGGTGAACAATGCCGCGGTGAGCCACGCGGAGTAACACCAGGCCCGAGCGCCACTGGCAGACCCGCACGCCAACGGCGGAAAAAGCAGAGAGGGAGCCACGGCTCCCTCTCTTTGATTCGATTGTTCGGTATTACTTCGCCAGACTGCGCAACCAGCTGATCTCCTCGCCCCAGATGGACTCGTCTATGGTCTCGAGGATCAGCGGAATACGATCGAAACGATCATCGTTCATGATGTGGTGGAATACCGCCTCCCCCAGATTCCCTTCCCGCAGGCTGTGGTGGCGATCGACCCGGCTGCCGAAGGTGCACTTGGCGCCATTGATATGCATCCCCTTGAGATAGTGAAAACCCACGGTGCGGTCGAACTCGGCAAAGACAGTGGTGCAGCTCTCGGCGGTGCGCAGATCGTAACCCGCGGCAAAGGCGTGGCAGGTATCGAAGCAGATACCGACCCGGCTCTTGTCCTCCACTCCCTCGATGATGGTGGCGAGCTGCTCGAACGACCAACCTAGGTTGGTCCCCTGTCCGGCGGTATTCTCGATCACCGCCGTCACCCCTTCACTGCGCTCCAGCGCCCAGTTGATGGACTCGCTCACCAGCTTGAGGCTGGCCGCTTCGGGAATTTGCTTGAGATGGCTGCCGGGATGAAAGTTCAGATAACAGAGCCCCAACTGCTCGCAGCGCTTCATCTCGTCAAGAAACGCATCGCGGGATTTGGCCAAACCATCGGGATCGGGGTGGCCCAGATTGATGAGATAGCTGTCGTGGGGCAGGATCTGCTCCGGCAGAAAACCAGCCTTGTCACAAGCCGACTTGAAGGCGCGGATGGTGGCATCCGACAAGGGGGCCGCCTGCCACTGACGCTGATTCTTGGTAAAGAGGGCAAACGCGTTGGCCCCGATGGCCTGAGCGCGGGCGATGGTATTCTCCACCCCGCCGGCCGCACTGACGTGGGCTCCGATATATTTCATACAATCTCCTCAATACGGCAAGCCGCCATTATGCCGATCCCGCCCGGCCTCGCCAAACCGGGATATCCGATAGCGGGTATCGACAAATAGCGCAGCCTTAGCGAGGTGCTGCGTTTCATGGCGCTATTTGCCCACCCGGTGGCAACAGCGACCCACAAGAGTGCGGATCAATCCCGGCAACGTCAGCAAGA
It encodes the following:
- a CDS encoding LysR substrate-binding domain-containing protein gives rise to the protein MKLTLQQLKVFASIARYGNLGLAANELCLSKGAVSQSLQELERQLSTPLFDRIHPRLQLNNEGRLLQPAAEELLTRMQDIENLFSPDAEPSGQLRLGASQTIGNYLLPTLLASSKQELGIPPKVTINNTHLLCHALANFELDMALIEGENHHPDLLAEPWLQDEMLVVAPPGHPLASQKDLSLSRLGGETWVLREAQSGSREQFIQQIQPELPRWQPGLELNTLEAVMLAVEKGLGISFISRLAVSDRLKDGRLVALPLSRRFPRQLSLIWHKQKYHSASLRHFIRFCRAQVNNAAVSHAE
- the nfo gene encoding deoxyribonuclease IV, yielding MKYIGAHVSAAGGVENTIARAQAIGANAFALFTKNQRQWQAAPLSDATIRAFKSACDKAGFLPEQILPHDSYLINLGHPDPDGLAKSRDAFLDEMKRCEQLGLCYLNFHPGSHLKQIPEAASLKLVSESINWALERSEGVTAVIENTAGQGTNLGWSFEQLATIIEGVEDKSRVGICFDTCHAFAAGYDLRTAESCTTVFAEFDRTVGFHYLKGMHINGAKCTFGSRVDRHHSLREGNLGEAVFHHIMNDDRFDRIPLILETIDESIWGEEISWLRSLAK